The genomic interval CTTTATTCCTCTCCGGAGGCAGTTTGACTTTTTCGGACAAATTCAATCACTTTTTCATCATCCTCTTCACCAATGACATTCGTAAGCAGGAAGTCAAGACCAGGCAGTGAGGTCTTGGTCCTTGCCTCACCGGTCTGCAGCAATTCTTCCACGCGTACGAGGTCGAAATCCACCTCGGGTCTGGGATTTCCCCTGCTCTGAGGAATACCGTTCATTAACGGCCGCATGACTGTTTCATCCGCAGCAGCAATCGTGCTGTAGCCTAGCTCCTCCATGGCCACCTCATTCATCACCGGGCTTTGACCGGCGCTCTTATCAAGCCGCAGAACGTTATTTTGCCTTGCCCAACCGTCCTGAGGATTTCTGGACTCATTGTTTTGGACAATCGCAGTTTTCAGGGCATTTTTAACAAAAGCAGACCGTTCCTCCGGAGGGATCTGCGAAAGAACCCTCCAGAGCTCAAAATCTTCATTTTCAGAAATGTAAAGTACAAGATGACCTGTTGTTTTCATTATTCAACATTTACTTTCCTGGTAAGATTATTGACCAGGTTTGCGGCCATAATCCGGAAACCTGCTGCATTCCCAAACTGAGGATCGTCAATCAGAACCTTATTTTCCAGATTCAGATATTCGAAGATCATTTCCCCGACTTTACCGGCGACAAGGATTGTATGAATCCTGCCGGCCATCGGTTTCAGCGTCTTCATAATTTCTCTGGAAATATCGGCGGCCAGCTGGGCCAGCATCTTCTTCATGACAGGATTAAGGTCAATTGCTCCGTTATTCCACGGATATAATCCTTTATTCACTCTGAAAATTTTATCAAGTTCCTTGTCATCCGTCTCGATCGGGTTGGTATGGTCCATGGTCATTTCTTTGAGTTTTTCGGCTACGCCGGCATACGCCCATTGCAGCCCCTTCTCGATGCTGAATGAATTCGGTGGATCAAGCATAATGCCATCGTAAAATGTGGCAATATCCGTCGTTCTGAAACCGGGATCTATGACAACAACATAACCGCCGAAAAGCTTCGGATTGGTCGGTTTGCCGTCTTCAGTCAGTGTCTCCTTGATGAATACGCCGTAACTTTGAGGCAGCACTCTCGAACGGAGAATGTTCATACTGCGCGTTTGTCCCTTGAATGTGCCGGACAGAAAAGTCACAGAAAAAGAACCCTTTAATTCCGCCTCGTATTTGTCTTTCAGAGAGGCGTAGAATTTGACAGGAACCCCGGTTCCGAGATAGATGTTCGTCTTAGGATAAGGCTGGGCCAAAGCTAAGCCCACGATCAGCAAAGACATCGCTTCTTCATCCGTAGATTTATCTTCATCCCAGCAATAATGAGCTTCTTTGGGATTCAGACTCTCGGCCAGGCTTCCCATAAAATAATGCCGTTCTACGCCGCTGGAATTATTTCTGACAATGACATCAAGAGAAGCGA from Dehalobacter sp. carries:
- a CDS encoding ParM/StbA family protein, giving the protein MFENDILVAGADPGFGAIKLDIGDTKILFPAVICNGNERIFSTLGRTELEKGSDLDKQIASLDVIVRNNSSGVERHYFMGSLAESLNPKEAHYCWDEDKSTDEEAMSLLIVGLALAQPYPKTNIYLGTGVPVKFYASLKDKYEAELKGSFSVTFLSGTFKGQTRSMNILRSRVLPQSYGVFIKETLTEDGKPTNPKLFGGYVVVIDPGFRTTDIATFYDGIMLDPPNSFSIEKGLQWAYAGVAEKLKEMTMDHTNPIETDDKELDKIFRVNKGLYPWNNGAIDLNPVMKKMLAQLAADISREIMKTLKPMAGRIHTILVAGKVGEMIFEYLNLENKVLIDDPQFGNAAGFRIMAANLVNNLTRKVNVE